AACTTCGGTCATAGGATGTAACCCTCCCTCGCAGAAGGGACGCGGCCCGTTGGGGGACCGTGGCCCGGGCGGAGTGTATGAGGGCGAAGGGGGATTCGCAATCAAGCATTTATCCGGCGCGCATATTCCTTGCCGGTGATGGCGCCCCACCCGCCGCCTTGTTATCCTGGCGGTGATGAATACTCCTTTCGACGCCGCCGCCGCACTCCGCGCCATGACCTCGACCGCGTCGGGGAACGGCACCTCGCCCATCCGCGACGCCTCGTTCGAGGCGGTGCGCCATCTGATAGGCGCCGCCTTGTCCAAGGGGCCGGAAGCGGTCATCGCGGCGGTGGGCGAGGCCCAGGCCTATGCCGAGGGGCTGTGGGCGTCGGTGCGCGCCACCCCGGCCTTCGCGCTGGGCACCAGACCCGCCGGCTGCTCCAAGGGCTGCGGCTGGTGCTGCCATCAGCGGGTGGGCGCCACGGTCACCGAGGTGCTCTACATCGCCCAAGCCCTGCGCGACCGCCCCGGCGCGGCGCCGCTGATCGAGCGACTGAGGGCCTGGAATTCCGGACGGCCCTGCGTCTTCCTGGAAGACAATGCCTGCTCCATCTACGATCTGCGGCCCATGAAGTGCCGGGGCGCCTATCAGGTGGACGTCCGCTGGTGCATGTCCACCTTCGCCAAGCTGGACGCGCCGCTGTTCGGCCCCGCCCCCAGCCCGGAATTCCAGCAGCAGCCCAAGGACGTGTTCGACGGCGCGGTATTCGGTCTGGCCCATCCCCTGCACATGGCCGGCCGCGACTGCCCCGGCGTCGATTTCGTCCCGGCGCTGAAAGCCGTCATCGACCGCCCCGACGCGGCACAGCGCTGGTGGCGGGGCGAGGCGGTCTTTCCCGCCGAAGTCCGCCTGCACGACTGGTTCCCGCCGGTGAAGAGGCTGGGAGGCGGCAAGGGCAAGAAGGCCAGGGGCCATGGGCGCTGAGCCCGTCTCCATCGATACCAGGGTAAGGGCCGAACAGGTCCGCGTGCTGGCCCGCAACCTGCCCTTCACCGCGTTGACCGGGACCGCCATCGCCCTGCTGGCCGCCCTGGGCGCCGCGCCGGTGGCGGGCGAGATGGTCTGGTGGTGGGCCGGGGCCTTCGTGGCGGTTGCGGCGCTCCGCCTGGTTATGGTGCGCTTCTACTGGAAGGTCGCCGACCGTGACAGGCGCCCGGATTTCTGGGGGCCTTACATGGCCTTCAACCTGGCGCTGTCGGGCGGCATGTGGCTGATTTTCGGACTGGCCGCCTTTACCGCCCACGATTCCACCCACGCCCTGTTCATCGCCGTGATCCTGACCGGGCTGACGGCGGCGTCGCTGGCCAGTCTGTCCGCCTATTTCCCCGGCCAGATGGCCTTCGCCCTGCCGACCATTTCCGGCTTCATCATTCCCGTCGCCATGTCGGGCGAGCGGATGATGGAGATTCTGGCGGTGATGGCGGCGGTCTTCCTGGTGGTGGTGACCCTGTCGTGCCGCGCCGCCGAGCGGGTGCTGGCCCAGTC
The window above is part of the Magnetospirillum sp. 15-1 genome. Proteins encoded here:
- a CDS encoding YkgJ family cysteine cluster protein gives rise to the protein MNTPFDAAAALRAMTSTASGNGTSPIRDASFEAVRHLIGAALSKGPEAVIAAVGEAQAYAEGLWASVRATPAFALGTRPAGCSKGCGWCCHQRVGATVTEVLYIAQALRDRPGAAPLIERLRAWNSGRPCVFLEDNACSIYDLRPMKCRGAYQVDVRWCMSTFAKLDAPLFGPAPSPEFQQQPKDVFDGAVFGLAHPLHMAGRDCPGVDFVPALKAVIDRPDAAQRWWRGEAVFPAEVRLHDWFPPVKRLGGGKGKKARGHGR